In one Echinicola marina genomic region, the following are encoded:
- the thiH gene encoding 2-iminoacetate synthase ThiH, translating into MMEFNDILTKYSPDEIQARLDKFTKQDIERVLAKKEKSLDDFLVMISPIAAPYLETMARQSRELTLQRFGNNMQLFAPLYLSNECQNICTYCGFSLDNKVRRKTLSDKEILMEVEVLKSMGFDHVLLVTGEASKTVGVDYLEHAIQLVKPYFANVSIEVQPLDQDEYERLIQSGLHSVLVYQETYYRETYKEHHPKGKKSNFDYRLETPDRLGRAGIHKIGIGSLIGLEDWRIDSFYTAMHLQYLEKKYWKTKYAISFPRLRPFSGGQEPKVAMSDRELVQLICAYRLLDPDVELSLSTRETEHFRNHVIKLGITSMSAGSKTNPGGYAVEKQSLEQFEISDERSPKEIAELLKNNGYQAVWKDWDQILQYAE; encoded by the coding sequence ATGATGGAATTTAATGATATTCTCACCAAATACTCACCTGATGAAATCCAAGCTAGATTGGATAAGTTTACTAAGCAGGATATTGAAAGGGTATTGGCAAAAAAAGAAAAAAGTCTTGACGACTTTTTAGTGATGATTTCTCCAATTGCAGCACCCTATCTGGAAACCATGGCCAGACAAAGCAGGGAACTGACTTTGCAGCGATTTGGAAATAATATGCAGCTTTTTGCTCCACTTTACCTTTCGAATGAATGTCAAAATATTTGTACCTATTGTGGCTTTAGCTTGGACAATAAGGTCCGTAGGAAAACCCTTAGTGATAAGGAAATCCTTATGGAGGTGGAAGTTTTAAAGTCTATGGGCTTTGACCATGTCCTTTTGGTAACTGGGGAAGCCAGCAAGACTGTAGGAGTGGATTATTTGGAACATGCCATACAGTTGGTTAAACCTTATTTTGCCAATGTAAGTATTGAAGTTCAGCCTCTTGACCAAGATGAATATGAGCGGCTTATACAGAGTGGGCTACACAGTGTTTTGGTCTATCAAGAAACTTATTACCGGGAAACTTATAAGGAACATCACCCGAAGGGAAAGAAATCAAATTTTGATTATCGATTAGAAACTCCTGACCGTTTGGGAAGAGCAGGTATTCATAAGATTGGTATAGGTTCCTTAATAGGTCTTGAAGATTGGAGGATAGATAGCTTTTATACGGCCATGCACCTCCAATATTTGGAAAAGAAGTATTGGAAAACCAAATATGCGATTTCTTTTCCAAGGTTAAGACCATTTTCAGGTGGACAAGAGCCTAAAGTGGCCATGAGTGATAGAGAATTGGTGCAATTGATCTGTGCGTATAGATTGTTGGATCCTGATGTAGAATTATCTCTGTCTACCAGAGAAACTGAACATTTCCGTAACCATGTCATCAAGTTGGGGATTACCTCCATGAGTGCAGGTTCCAAAACCAATCCAGGTGGTTATGCTGTGGAAAAGCAGTCTTTGGAACAATTTGAAATTTCCGATGAAAGGAGTCCAAAAGAAATTGCAGAATTATTGAAAAATAATGGTTACCAAGCAGTTTGGAAGGACTGGGATCAAATTTTACAATATGCAGAATAG
- the thiE gene encoding thiamine phosphate synthase yields the protein MQNKHISTLHYITPNLAHQDDYLLDIAGVCKSGATWVQLRMKEFPKETILQIASKAKNICDQYGCQLIINDHPEIAHKVRAAGVHVGKEDKKVAYIRERYGSKLIIGATANRLEDIIEVSETADYIGLGPFRFTETKKKLSPILGKEGYVSIMESLRIKGITIPVLGIGGIEEADIDDLSATGIYGVALSGLIHKSENQKLIIEHITKTFDYANYSQ from the coding sequence ATGCAAAATAAGCATATCAGCACGCTACATTATATCACGCCAAACTTGGCACACCAAGATGATTATTTACTAGATATCGCAGGAGTCTGTAAAAGTGGAGCAACTTGGGTTCAACTGAGGATGAAGGAGTTTCCAAAGGAAACCATTCTTCAAATAGCTTCAAAAGCCAAGAATATTTGTGACCAATATGGATGTCAATTGATTATCAATGATCATCCTGAGATAGCACATAAGGTGCGTGCAGCGGGGGTTCATGTTGGAAAAGAAGATAAAAAAGTAGCTTATATCAGGGAGCGATATGGAAGTAAGTTGATCATAGGCGCGACAGCCAATAGGCTAGAGGATATTATAGAAGTGTCAGAAACAGCTGATTATATTGGTTTAGGTCCTTTTCGCTTTACTGAAACTAAGAAAAAGTTGAGTCCTATCTTAGGAAAAGAAGGATATGTTTCGATCATGGAATCCCTTAGGATCAAAGGGATCACCATTCCTGTTTTGGGAATAGGAGGTATTGAAGAAGCGGATATTGATGATTTAAGTGCCACAGGAATTTATGGGGTGGCACTTTCGGGCTTGATTCATAAGTCCGAAAACCAAAAATTGATTATTGAACACATTACAAAAACATTTGATTATGCTAACTATAGCCAATAA
- a CDS encoding thiamine phosphate synthase: MLLITDPNYLEKEEESLIQLLDQGLSRLHIRKPRWGVTEIRTLVNAIPVEYYSKISLHGDLKLATDLGLGGCHFKSNQKILASSLRKSKSFHHLNELLEVDNSVLDYGFISPIFDSISKQGYQAAFEYNALKNWMMEHKQGLGFSVYALGGVGRSKISVVKEMGFDGAVIMGDIWKTGDLAARVSVFKEIKQELIDAK, encoded by the coding sequence TTGTTGCTGATAACAGATCCAAATTACCTTGAAAAAGAGGAAGAAAGCCTGATCCAATTGTTAGATCAGGGGCTTTCCAGACTGCATATCCGAAAGCCTAGATGGGGAGTTACTGAAATTAGAACATTGGTCAATGCCATTCCTGTTGAATACTATTCAAAAATCAGTTTGCATGGTGATTTGAAACTGGCGACTGATTTGGGATTGGGGGGCTGTCATTTTAAGAGCAACCAGAAAATTTTAGCCTCTTCATTAAGAAAGTCAAAATCCTTCCATCATTTAAATGAACTATTGGAAGTAGATAATAGTGTACTGGATTATGGCTTTATAAGTCCCATTTTTGATAGTATCTCTAAGCAAGGGTATCAAGCTGCTTTTGAGTATAATGCTTTAAAAAATTGGATGATGGAGCACAAGCAGGGGCTTGGTTTTTCTGTATATGCTCTGGGGGGAGTTGGTCGAAGCAAGATTTCTGTTGTAAAGGAGATGGGCTTTGACGGCGCAGTAATTATGGGAGACATTTGGAAAACAGGAGATTTAGCTGCTAGAGTTTCAGTATTTAAGGAAATAAAACAAGAATTAATTGATGCAAAATAA
- the moeB gene encoding HesA/MoeB/ThiF family protein produces the protein MQNSSERYSRHYSLPGFGKEKQERLLASKVLVIGAGGLGCPVLQYLVAAGVGTIGIADGDKVELSNLQRQVLFGDNDIGAFKSLSAKAKLSAQNPDISIFTHEAFLNVDNALEIMSGYDVVVDGTDNFESRYLINDAAVILGIPVVFGSILEFEGQVSVFNYGEDGPTYRCLFPEPPDPLDAPNCSEIGVIGVLPGLIGTLQANEVIKILTGIGEPLSGKLLITNALTNSQYVLRYTLIKENKQIDQLESKDYACEIEAGLVEIEAADFIKSESYWSTRIVDVRSETEFSNFNRGGINIPLQMLPEKIVELKSREQVLLLCQSGQRSEKALKYLKEQGLDNVVHLKGGINAIGVVD, from the coding sequence ATGCAGAATAGTTCAGAAAGATATAGTCGTCACTATTCCTTACCGGGTTTTGGGAAGGAAAAACAAGAGAGGCTATTAGCCAGTAAGGTTTTGGTGATCGGTGCTGGAGGCTTGGGATGTCCGGTTTTACAATACCTTGTGGCCGCTGGTGTAGGAACTATTGGGATAGCGGATGGGGATAAGGTGGAACTATCCAACTTACAAAGGCAAGTGCTGTTTGGAGATAATGATATAGGAGCATTCAAATCTTTAAGTGCTAAAGCTAAGTTAAGTGCCCAAAATCCAGACATTAGCATTTTCACCCATGAAGCGTTCTTAAATGTCGATAATGCATTGGAAATTATGTCTGGCTATGATGTGGTAGTGGATGGAACAGATAATTTTGAATCGCGCTATTTGATCAATGATGCTGCGGTGATTTTAGGGATTCCAGTTGTATTTGGTTCGATATTAGAATTTGAAGGTCAGGTAAGTGTATTTAATTATGGAGAGGATGGGCCTACCTATAGGTGTTTATTTCCAGAGCCTCCTGATCCATTGGATGCGCCAAACTGTAGTGAGATAGGGGTTATCGGTGTCTTGCCTGGTTTGATTGGCACTTTACAAGCCAATGAAGTGATTAAAATCCTAACCGGAATAGGGGAACCATTATCGGGAAAATTACTTATCACCAATGCTTTGACCAATAGTCAATATGTGCTGAGGTATACTTTAATTAAAGAGAATAAGCAAATTGACCAATTGGAAAGTAAGGATTATGCTTGTGAAATAGAAGCTGGTTTGGTCGAAATAGAAGCCGCTGATTTTATAAAATCAGAATCATATTGGTCGACAAGAATAGTAGATGTAAGATCAGAAACTGAATTTTCTAACTTTAATAGAGGTGGAATAAACATTCCATTACAAATGCTACCAGAGAAGATTGTTGAACTTAAGTCAAGAGAGCAAGTTTTGCTTCTTTGTCAGTCAGGTCAAAGAAGTGAAAAGGCGCTTAAATACTTGAAAGAACAGGGATTAGATAATGTCGTCCATTTAAAAGGAGGTATTAATGCTATCGGAGTAGTTGATTGA
- a CDS encoding thiazole synthase, translating to MLTIANKTFSSRLFTGTGKFPSYELMQESLEISESELVTVALRRVDVKSENDDMLAHLSHSRINLLPNTSGVRTAKEAVFAAQLAAEALETNWVKLEIHPDPKYLLPDPIETLKATEELVKAGFVVLPYIHADPVLCKRLEEVGAAAVMPLGSPIGSNNGLKTLDFLKIIIEQSNVPVVVDAGLGVPSHAAQAMEIGADAVLVNTAIAVAQDPVKMADAFRMAVEAGRTAYECGPGAVSTQADSSSPLTEFLSL from the coding sequence ATGCTAACTATAGCCAATAAGACATTTTCATCGAGACTATTTACAGGTACAGGGAAGTTTCCCAGCTATGAGCTGATGCAAGAATCTTTGGAGATCTCCGAATCGGAACTAGTTACTGTAGCATTGAGAAGGGTGGATGTGAAGAGCGAAAACGATGATATGCTGGCACATTTATCCCATTCCCGGATTAATCTTTTGCCCAATACTTCTGGTGTAAGAACAGCTAAAGAAGCAGTTTTTGCTGCTCAGTTGGCAGCGGAAGCATTGGAAACCAATTGGGTGAAACTGGAAATACACCCAGACCCCAAATATTTACTCCCTGATCCTATTGAGACTTTGAAGGCAACAGAGGAGTTGGTAAAAGCGGGTTTTGTAGTGCTTCCCTATATACATGCTGATCCAGTGTTATGCAAAAGATTAGAAGAGGTTGGAGCAGCTGCGGTGATGCCCTTGGGTTCTCCAATTGGAAGTAATAATGGATTGAAGACGCTTGATTTCCTTAAGATTATTATCGAGCAAAGCAATGTGCCTGTGGTGGTAGATGCTGGTTTGGGGGTACCTTCCCATGCTGCCCAAGCGATGGAAATCGGTGCTGATGCTGTATTGGTTAATACCGCCATTGCTGTTGCGCAAGATCCCGTAAAAATGGCTGATGCCTTCAGAATGGCTGTGGAAGCAGGTCGAACAGCCTACGAATGCGGTCCTGGTGCAGTTAGTACTCAAGCAGATTCGAGTAGTCCGTTAACCGAATTTCTTTCTTTATGA